A region of Caballeronia insecticola DNA encodes the following proteins:
- a CDS encoding cupin domain-containing protein, whose protein sequence is MQLQTGNLFGVESKRDSDERIDMLVAGQRLNVERIVSMGHASPEGFWYDDSRAEWVVLLSGAATLEFEEDAMLHEMRPGDYVLIEPHCRHRVAWTHGEERSVWLAIYYEC, encoded by the coding sequence ATGCAACTGCAAACGGGAAACCTGTTCGGCGTCGAATCGAAGCGCGATAGCGACGAGCGGATCGACATGCTCGTCGCTGGTCAGCGTTTGAATGTAGAGCGAATCGTGTCGATGGGCCATGCGAGTCCCGAAGGCTTCTGGTACGACGACTCGCGGGCGGAGTGGGTTGTCTTGCTGTCGGGCGCGGCTACGCTTGAGTTCGAGGAGGACGCGATGCTGCATGAGATGCGCCCCGGCGATTATGTGCTGATCGAGCCGCATTGTCGGCATCGGGTTGCGTGGACGCATGGGGAGGAGCGAAGCGTTTGGCTGGCGATTTATTATGAGTGTTGA
- a CDS encoding TetR/AcrR family transcriptional regulator, which translates to MRKSRQEAAETRQRIVESASVRFRENGIDATALADLMAQAGLSHGGFYKHFASKEQVVLESLELASNALRDGMSTALEGKGGINAAVAAYLSAEHRDNPGGGCPFVALSGELARGSEEVRHAATEGIERLIAMFASEIDAPPAAAKKRALLMVSTMIGALSLARMVDDATLSDTILREARKALAQ; encoded by the coding sequence ATGCGCAAATCCAGGCAGGAAGCGGCTGAAACCCGCCAACGTATCGTCGAATCGGCGTCCGTGCGTTTTCGTGAAAACGGCATCGATGCAACCGCCCTCGCCGATCTCATGGCGCAAGCCGGGCTGTCGCACGGCGGCTTCTACAAGCACTTCGCATCGAAAGAACAGGTCGTGCTGGAGTCGCTCGAACTCGCAAGCAACGCGCTGCGCGACGGCATGTCCACCGCGCTCGAAGGCAAAGGCGGCATCAACGCGGCCGTCGCGGCTTATTTGTCGGCGGAACATCGCGACAACCCGGGCGGCGGCTGCCCGTTCGTCGCGTTGTCGGGCGAACTCGCGCGCGGCAGCGAAGAGGTGCGCCATGCGGCGACCGAGGGCATCGAACGGCTCATCGCCATGTTTGCCAGCGAAATCGACGCGCCGCCCGCCGCCGCAAAAAAACGCGCGCTCCTCATGGTCTCAACCATGATCGGCGCGCTCTCGCTCGCCCGCATGGTGGACGACGCAACGCTATCGGACACCATCCTGCGCGAGGCCCGGAAGGCGCTCGCTCAGTGA
- a CDS encoding efflux RND transporter permease subunit: protein MRIAHFFIDRPRFATVVSAFLTLIGLGAMFVLPVAQYPEIVPPTVQVTTSYPGASAETIARTVATPLEQQINGVENMLYMSSQSTGDGRLTVTVTFRIGTDLNVAQMLTQNRVQDALPRLPEDVQRLGVQVRKSTPSILLAVHLYSPDKLRDTLYLSNYATLHVKDALARIQGVGDVQFQGAREYAMRIWIDPDRVAASNLNGAEVLAALRAQNLQVSAGVLNQPPAGSSEAYQINVEALGRLTTPEQFGDIVVKSDGQGRITRIRDIGRVEVGAADYGSTAFMDRSDASTLLIYAEPGANSLAVEKAVLAKMRDLKNEFPAGVDYKIIYDPTIFIGKSVDEVVTTIFVAILLVVGVVFVFLQNWRATIIPVVAIPVSLLGSFIVLAAFGISLNNLSLFGLVLAVGIVVDDAIVVVENVERNMRAGMLPAEAAHRTMDEVGGALLSIALTLCAVFVPSAFLSGISGLFFRQFAVTIAASTVISCFVSLTLSPALCAVLFKPHEEHDAARVNPATRLLHAAFARFNRGFERLSFGYGNVTRRLVRGLAVVLMVYVALIGVTALQFSRTPTGFIPEQDQGYLITVVQLPPGSSLQRTEKVVRQAIDIILSTHGIEHVAPFVGLDATTLTVASNSGTVFSGLPSLYSHSLPGVTANSVLADLRKRLSVIKDAYVLTIPPPPVQGIGNAGGFKMMLEDRAGLGSEALVRAAKALVAEANKDPQLAGVFTLFNAGSPSVYADIDRVKAQKVGLTPTDVFSTLQVYLGSQYVNDFNYLGRTYEVIVQADGRFRRTADDITRLKARNQAGEMVPIGSVAKLEDRTVPYRVPRYNLYPAAEVQGVAAPGVATGTALHRMEELAHRVLPQGIGFEWTELAYQQQQHGTPTLLVFGAAALFVFLVLVAQYESWKLPLAIVLIVPMCLLASVTGLSLRGMPIDILAQIGFVVLVGLAAKNAILIVEFARQKEDEGSSAVSAAVHAARTRLRPILMTSFAFILGVAPLAVATGAGAEMRQSLGTAVLFGMLGVTGFGLLFTPAFYVFIRRFGKERA from the coding sequence ATGCGTATAGCCCATTTCTTTATCGACCGTCCGCGTTTCGCGACGGTCGTCAGCGCCTTCCTCACGTTGATCGGTCTCGGTGCGATGTTCGTGCTGCCGGTCGCGCAATATCCCGAGATCGTGCCGCCGACGGTGCAGGTGACGACGTCGTATCCGGGTGCATCGGCGGAAACCATCGCGCGTACCGTGGCGACGCCGCTCGAACAGCAGATCAACGGCGTCGAGAACATGCTCTACATGAGCAGCCAATCCACGGGCGATGGCAGGCTCACGGTGACGGTCACGTTTCGCATCGGCACCGATCTGAACGTGGCGCAGATGCTCACGCAAAATCGCGTGCAGGATGCGTTGCCGCGTCTGCCGGAAGATGTGCAGCGCCTGGGCGTGCAGGTGAGAAAGTCCACGCCGAGCATTTTGCTCGCGGTGCATCTCTATTCGCCCGACAAGCTGCGCGACACGCTCTATCTCTCCAACTATGCAACGCTGCACGTGAAGGATGCGCTCGCACGCATTCAGGGCGTGGGCGATGTGCAGTTCCAGGGCGCGCGCGAATACGCGATGCGCATATGGATCGATCCGGACCGTGTCGCCGCGAGCAATCTCAACGGCGCCGAAGTGCTCGCCGCGTTGCGCGCGCAGAATCTGCAGGTCTCGGCGGGCGTGCTCAACCAGCCGCCTGCGGGCAGCAGCGAGGCGTATCAGATCAACGTGGAAGCGCTCGGGCGTCTCACTACGCCGGAACAGTTCGGCGATATCGTCGTGAAGTCGGACGGGCAGGGCCGCATCACGCGCATTCGCGATATCGGCCGCGTGGAAGTCGGCGCGGCGGACTACGGTTCGACCGCGTTCATGGACCGCAGCGATGCATCGACATTGCTGATTTACGCTGAGCCAGGCGCTAATTCGCTTGCCGTCGAAAAGGCCGTGCTCGCGAAGATGCGCGACCTGAAGAACGAATTCCCGGCGGGCGTGGACTACAAGATCATCTACGATCCGACTATCTTCATCGGCAAGTCGGTCGATGAAGTCGTGACCACCATTTTCGTGGCGATTCTGCTGGTCGTGGGCGTGGTGTTCGTGTTCCTGCAGAACTGGCGCGCAACTATCATTCCGGTGGTCGCCATTCCCGTATCGCTGCTCGGCTCGTTCATCGTGCTCGCGGCGTTCGGGATATCGCTCAACAATCTGTCGTTGTTCGGGCTCGTGCTGGCGGTGGGCATTGTGGTGGACGATGCGATCGTGGTCGTCGAGAACGTCGAGCGCAACATGCGCGCGGGCATGCTGCCGGCCGAGGCCGCGCATCGCACGATGGACGAAGTGGGCGGCGCGCTGCTCTCGATTGCGCTGACGTTGTGCGCCGTGTTCGTGCCGTCGGCGTTTCTCAGCGGCATTTCAGGGCTGTTTTTCAGGCAGTTCGCCGTGACGATCGCGGCATCGACGGTCATATCGTGCTTCGTATCGCTCACGCTGAGTCCGGCTTTATGCGCGGTGCTGTTCAAGCCGCATGAAGAACACGACGCGGCGCGCGTCAATCCGGCCACGCGTTTGTTGCATGCCGCGTTCGCACGCTTTAATCGCGGTTTCGAGCGTCTTTCGTTCGGTTATGGCAACGTCACTCGGCGTCTGGTGCGCGGGCTCGCCGTGGTGCTGATGGTGTATGTCGCGCTCATCGGCGTGACGGCGCTGCAGTTTTCGCGCACGCCGACAGGCTTCATTCCCGAGCAGGATCAGGGCTATCTCATCACCGTGGTGCAACTGCCGCCGGGTTCGTCGTTGCAGCGGACCGAGAAGGTGGTGCGCCAGGCCATCGACATCATCTTGTCGACGCATGGCATCGAACACGTTGCGCCGTTCGTCGGGCTGGACGCGACCACGCTCACGGTTGCATCGAACTCGGGCACGGTATTTTCGGGGCTGCCATCGCTCTATAGCCACTCGCTGCCCGGCGTGACGGCCAACAGCGTGCTCGCCGATCTGCGCAAGCGTCTTTCCGTCATCAAGGATGCCTATGTGCTGACGATACCGCCGCCGCCGGTGCAAGGCATCGGCAATGCGGGCGGCTTCAAGATGATGCTGGAGGACCGTGCCGGTCTCGGCTCCGAAGCGCTGGTGCGCGCGGCGAAGGCGCTCGTCGCCGAGGCCAACAAGGACCCGCAACTGGCCGGCGTGTTCACGCTCTTCAATGCGGGCTCGCCGTCCGTGTATGCGGATATCGACCGCGTCAAGGCGCAAAAGGTCGGCCTCACGCCCACCGATGTGTTCTCGACCTTGCAGGTCTATCTCGGCTCGCAGTACGTGAACGACTTCAATTATCTGGGGCGTACCTACGAGGTAATCGTGCAGGCGGACGGACGCTTCCGGCGCACGGCGGACGACATCACGCGGCTCAAGGCGCGCAATCAGGCGGGCGAGATGGTGCCGATAGGCTCGGTCGCGAAACTCGAAGACCGCACCGTGCCGTATCGCGTGCCTCGCTACAACCTGTATCCGGCCGCTGAAGTGCAGGGCGTGGCCGCGCCGGGCGTGGCCACGGGCACGGCGCTGCATCGCATGGAAGAGCTTGCGCATCGGGTGCTGCCGCAGGGCATCGGCTTCGAATGGACGGAGCTCGCGTATCAGCAGCAGCAACACGGCACACCGACGCTCCTCGTGTTCGGCGCGGCGGCGCTCTTCGTGTTCCTCGTGCTGGTCGCGCAATATGAAAGCTGGAAGCTGCCGCTCGCCATCGTGCTGATCGTGCCGATGTGCCTTCTCGCGTCGGTCACGGGACTATCGTTGCGCGGCATGCCGATCGACATCCTCGCGCAGATCGGCTTCGTCGTGCTGGTGGGACTGGCGGCGAAGAACGCGATTCTGATCGTCGAGTTCGCGCGGCAGAAGGAGGATGAAGGATCGTCGGCGGTCAGCGCGGCGGTGCACGCGGCGCGCACGCGCTTGCGGCCTATTCTGATGACGTCGTTCGCCTTCATTCTCGGCGTCGCGCCGCTCGCCGTGGCGACAGGCGCGGGCGCGGAGATGCGTCAGTCGCTCGGCACGGCCGTGCTGTTCGGCATGCTCGGCGTGACGGGCTTCGGCCTGCTCTTCACACCGGCGTTTTATGTATTCATTCGCCGGTTCGGCAAGGAGCGCGCATGA
- a CDS encoding efflux RND transporter periplasmic adaptor subunit, which produces MDTKTKFDDGARMRTARGRTTRTKTGIALAVIVIAGGAWFYAAHHQSTPAANAPAALRHDVTVSRPAVEQLDTRLGFLGQFSAVDEVELRAQVGGTLTGIHFRDGDIVHKGDLLFTIDSVPYEIRLAQAKAQQQSAEARITLAKQELARAQELERGEAGTHQNVEQRTSELHAAQAALDAAAAEIRDARFDLDHCRIAAPFSGRIGRHLVSVGNLVAGSRGATSPTTLLATLVSLDPIHLDFDMSEPDYQSFLRYRGDARSAVANKVELATGAGEGADYSTQGTLDFVDNVIDRSSGTIHARATVPNPDLRLTPGEFSRVRLAVAHPAPTLLIPDASVLPDQSEHVVLTVAADGTVTPKRVETGEMRGGLRVIRSGLTREDRVIVDGLPYAAPGSKVTTREGAIRYEADRANETLAAQAK; this is translated from the coding sequence GTGGATACGAAAACGAAGTTCGACGACGGCGCGCGGATGCGTACAGCGCGCGGGCGCACGACGCGCACGAAGACCGGCATCGCGTTGGCGGTCATCGTCATTGCGGGCGGTGCGTGGTTTTATGCCGCTCATCATCAAAGCACGCCTGCTGCGAATGCACCGGCCGCGCTACGTCACGACGTCACCGTGAGCAGGCCGGCTGTGGAGCAGCTCGATACGCGGCTCGGCTTTCTCGGCCAGTTCTCCGCAGTCGATGAAGTCGAACTGCGCGCGCAAGTAGGCGGCACCTTGACCGGAATTCACTTCCGCGACGGCGATATCGTTCACAAGGGCGATCTGCTCTTCACCATCGACAGCGTGCCTTACGAGATTCGTCTCGCGCAGGCCAAGGCGCAGCAGCAGAGTGCCGAGGCGCGCATCACGCTGGCGAAGCAGGAGCTGGCGCGAGCACAGGAACTAGAACGCGGCGAAGCGGGCACGCATCAGAACGTCGAACAGCGAACCTCCGAATTGCATGCGGCGCAGGCCGCGCTCGATGCCGCCGCCGCAGAAATTCGCGATGCGCGCTTCGATCTCGATCATTGCAGGATTGCCGCGCCTTTCTCCGGGCGGATCGGCAGGCATCTGGTATCGGTCGGCAATCTCGTCGCGGGCAGCCGAGGCGCAACGAGTCCGACGACGCTGCTCGCCACGCTCGTTTCGCTCGATCCCATTCACCTCGACTTCGACATGAGCGAGCCGGACTATCAATCTTTCTTGCGCTATCGGGGCGATGCGCGCAGTGCGGTCGCCAACAAGGTCGAACTGGCGACGGGCGCGGGCGAGGGCGCGGACTACAGCACACAGGGCACGCTCGATTTCGTCGATAACGTGATCGACCGTTCGAGCGGCACGATCCACGCTCGCGCAACGGTGCCGAATCCGGACTTGCGTCTCACGCCGGGTGAGTTCTCGCGCGTGCGGCTGGCCGTGGCGCATCCCGCGCCCACGCTGCTGATTCCGGATGCCTCCGTGTTGCCGGATCAATCGGAGCATGTCGTCTTGACGGTCGCCGCCGATGGCACCGTGACGCCCAAGCGCGTGGAGACCGGCGAGATGCGCGGTGGCCTGCGCGTGATTCGTTCGGGCCTTACGCGTGAAGATCGCGTGATCGTCGATGGCTTGCCGTACGCGGCGCCCGGCAGCAAGGTCACGACGCGCGAGGGCGCGATCCGCTATGAAGCAGACCGCGCGAACGAAACGCTTGCAGCGCAAGCGAAATAA
- a CDS encoding ApeA N-terminal domain 1-containing protein — MTTMEELELDEPGYFWWRDEAYPADHFASENGVTGRLKIKKSGEINLELDSVLPRKDAGHGITRVLGRKKGEETPRAIQGILKTSGRRVILVDAVYSGGQFHSHRFTWERYLATMCLLGETDFPSNRTIPTFSKIELNLTGLENWLVHGTLKYSSTRRTFRVRLDEYRGQVYQTPFGRLAFEKRTEVDGLDGMHHFKASVRELMTLTLRRSRSFQVEEVREEFVHLQDLFTVLSGSSYQLKWPSVVLSKGKRIYTLIFRRVGGIAKAPELHELPLKFDAIKSQFGDIYSAWREKREAFGPGFFYYLSTKRDAKMYVENHFSNLIQGLESFHRTKYGDKPVTGALQEKIDRIVTQVGKSDDRRWIRGKLVHACEPSLAERLSELFTALPIGIDHDLLKTFATTCAHLRNDIAHYGGLRSRTASASFLRDTSLKNEVVGYLYHMTLLNEIGLSGHAIKVWAGENLAGMVYRHYLVAIGFLKPAGTK, encoded by the coding sequence ATGACGACGATGGAAGAATTGGAACTGGACGAGCCGGGGTATTTTTGGTGGCGTGATGAAGCGTATCCTGCCGACCACTTTGCGTCTGAGAATGGTGTCACTGGTCGCCTCAAAATTAAGAAGAGCGGTGAGATTAATCTTGAGCTTGATAGCGTACTCCCCCGTAAGGACGCAGGTCACGGAATAACCCGTGTGTTGGGACGGAAAAAAGGTGAGGAGACGCCTCGAGCTATTCAAGGCATTTTGAAGACTTCGGGAAGACGCGTCATCTTAGTCGATGCCGTCTACAGTGGCGGTCAATTTCACTCACACCGTTTCACGTGGGAGCGGTATCTTGCAACGATGTGTTTGTTGGGGGAGACGGACTTCCCAAGCAACAGGACTATTCCGACTTTCTCAAAAATCGAACTAAATCTTACCGGCCTAGAAAACTGGCTGGTCCACGGCACGCTGAAATATTCATCTACGAGGCGAACATTTCGTGTTCGCCTTGATGAATATAGGGGACAGGTATATCAAACACCTTTTGGTCGGCTCGCTTTTGAGAAACGCACTGAGGTCGATGGTCTGGATGGAATGCATCACTTTAAGGCATCGGTTCGTGAGCTGATGACTTTGACGCTTCGCCGGTCTCGGTCATTTCAAGTGGAAGAAGTCAGAGAGGAGTTCGTTCATCTTCAAGACCTGTTCACGGTGCTCAGCGGGTCAAGCTATCAACTGAAGTGGCCCAGTGTAGTTTTGTCCAAAGGCAAACGAATCTACACCCTCATCTTTAGGAGGGTTGGTGGGATCGCCAAAGCTCCAGAACTACATGAGCTGCCTCTTAAATTTGATGCGATCAAATCTCAATTTGGTGACATCTACAGTGCTTGGAGGGAGAAACGCGAAGCATTCGGCCCTGGGTTCTTCTACTATCTTTCCACCAAGCGCGACGCAAAGATGTATGTGGAAAACCACTTCAGCAATCTTATCCAAGGTCTTGAGTCATTCCATCGCACTAAGTATGGTGATAAACCGGTGACCGGTGCCTTGCAGGAAAAGATAGACCGTATCGTGACACAAGTCGGGAAATCTGATGATAGGCGGTGGATCAGAGGGAAGCTAGTGCATGCCTGTGAGCCTAGCTTAGCTGAGCGACTGAGTGAACTATTCACCGCACTACCCATCGGAATAGATCATGATCTGCTGAAGACGTTTGCCACGACATGCGCCCATCTGAGAAACGATATAGCTCATTATGGCGGACTGAGATCACGCACGGCGTCTGCCTCATTCCTACGTGACACGAGTCTCAAAAATGAGGTTGTTGGATACTTGTATCACATGACCTTGCTCAACGAAATTGGTCTATCCGGTCATGCAATCAAGGTGTGGGCGGGAGAGAATCTTGCGGGAATGGTATATCGGCACTATCTCGTTGCAATTGGCTTTCTTAAGCCTGCGGGGACGAAGTAG
- a CDS encoding serine hydrolase domain-containing protein, producing MLATLLPGCSGNDDSPPYPQTIAMGQQMIQQAISNAQQPVAGISIAMLKGSTVVWQQAFGVSSVPAQTAATTQTRFNIGSVSKLFAALAAAILEDRGLITLDTPIVQYLPTFSMLSPEYAKITTRHLLSHASGLPGTNGRNLFTFAPVAGYAADTQAELANTHLKHLPGELAVYCNDGFTMIEQIVLARTGQSFASFVESSILAPLKMTNSSYLTSVPTAGSFSYPFANGTQYQEFVNAYATGGLSSTPADMMNLAQMFLGGGMFQGQRVVSEAGIAQMGTDQSTGLLINPSPEWRWGLGWDSVQQPALAAAGLLGWEKDGGTAFYSSEFFVVPKAQFALMVTGNSGYDARKLAETLVLSALKEDGTIAALPAQVSVTAPPVASGASVANAGGIYGNSDSPMQVVANPDGSVVLNQWNGAKRVWTQVGAYQYRSDGWWWSNSDSASYRFVVASGTDESGNAFSYRYLMKRVVPGAGYAYLTLAVGQQLAPLAPLDSAWQQRLGTQWTLTNDSPTAVPIVILGNPPAYLTTLSELPGYVLYGNEDLRYQLFVPLSDDRGGMSVKVPGNFGRDLYEIRFASASSATALTLGSSVYALA from the coding sequence ATGCTCGCGACGCTGCTGCCCGGATGTAGCGGCAACGACGACTCCCCGCCTTACCCGCAGACCATCGCAATGGGTCAGCAGATGATCCAGCAGGCCATCAGCAACGCGCAGCAACCCGTGGCGGGGATTTCGATCGCCATGCTCAAGGGCAGCACCGTGGTGTGGCAGCAGGCGTTCGGCGTGTCATCGGTGCCAGCGCAGACTGCGGCGACGACGCAGACGCGCTTCAATATCGGCTCGGTCAGCAAGCTCTTCGCCGCGCTCGCGGCCGCGATTCTGGAAGACCGCGGGCTTATCACGCTCGATACGCCGATCGTCCAGTATCTGCCGACGTTTTCGATGCTGTCGCCCGAGTACGCGAAGATCACCACGCGCCATCTGCTGTCGCACGCGTCGGGCCTGCCGGGCACCAACGGGCGCAATCTCTTCACGTTCGCGCCGGTTGCCGGCTACGCGGCCGACACGCAGGCCGAACTCGCGAATACGCATCTGAAGCATCTGCCGGGCGAGCTTGCGGTCTATTGCAACGACGGCTTCACCATGATCGAGCAGATCGTCCTCGCGAGGACGGGGCAGAGCTTCGCGAGTTTCGTGGAGTCGAGCATCCTCGCGCCGTTGAAGATGACGAACTCCAGCTATCTGACGAGCGTGCCCACGGCGGGATCGTTCTCGTATCCGTTTGCCAACGGCACGCAATATCAGGAATTCGTCAATGCGTATGCGACGGGCGGCCTCAGCTCGACGCCGGCCGACATGATGAATCTCGCGCAGATGTTCCTCGGCGGCGGCATGTTTCAGGGCCAGCGCGTGGTGTCCGAGGCGGGCATCGCGCAGATGGGCACGGACCAGTCGACGGGCCTGTTGATCAATCCATCGCCCGAATGGCGCTGGGGTCTCGGCTGGGATTCGGTTCAACAGCCGGCGCTCGCCGCCGCCGGTTTGCTCGGATGGGAAAAGGACGGCGGCACCGCGTTCTATTCGAGCGAATTTTTCGTCGTGCCCAAGGCGCAATTCGCGTTGATGGTGACCGGCAATTCGGGCTACGACGCGCGCAAGCTGGCGGAAACGCTCGTGCTGTCCGCGCTGAAGGAGGACGGCACGATTGCCGCTCTGCCGGCGCAAGTCAGCGTCACGGCGCCGCCGGTTGCGTCGGGGGCGAGTGTCGCGAATGCCGGCGGCATCTACGGCAATTCGGATTCGCCGATGCAGGTGGTTGCCAATCCGGACGGCAGCGTGGTGCTCAATCAGTGGAACGGGGCGAAGCGCGTATGGACGCAGGTCGGCGCGTATCAGTATCGCAGCGACGGCTGGTGGTGGAGCAATAGCGATTCAGCATCGTACCGGTTCGTGGTCGCATCCGGGACCGACGAAAGCGGCAATGCGTTCAGCTATCGCTATCTGATGAAGCGCGTCGTGCCGGGCGCGGGCTATGCGTATCTCACGCTGGCGGTTGGCCAGCAACTCGCTCCGCTTGCGCCGCTCGATAGTGCATGGCAGCAGCGTCTGGGCACGCAATGGACCTTGACGAACGACTCGCCGACGGCCGTGCCTATCGTCATTCTGGGCAACCCGCCGGCTTATCTCACGACCTTGTCGGAATTGCCGGGCTATGTTCTGTATGGCAACGAAGACTTGCGGTATCAGTTGTTCGTGCCGCTGTCGGATGATCGGGGTGGCATGTCCGTCAAGGTGCCCGGCAATTTCGGACGCGATCTGTACGAGATTCGGTTCGCATCGGCGAGCAGCGCGACGGCATTGACGCTGGGTAGTTCGGTCTACGCGCTGGCGTGA
- a CDS encoding efflux transporter outer membrane subunit — MKRPLLMGSSSLIVSMLLAACAVGPDYVAPHTSLEPLRHVPASDAAGAHHAPSLDTWWTGFDDAMLVTIIERALAQNLDLQAAFARVQQARAAAASAGAQLWPSVDLDASASAQHQSLVSPNGSLARTFPGYSRDQREYTFGAAASWEIDLAGGLRRDAAAAAHEAEAAQAAQAGTRVTVAADAADAYLQVRGYQARLAVAQDQIATDQRLLDLVRVRVKAGAADEREAAQADALLKQARTVVPTLRVQLNAQLNRLDVLMGVQPGTYAAELSAPAAIPGVPAIDASPDAGALLRRRPDVIAAERRLAASNERIGAAIADYYPKLSLTGLLGFDSAGSHELFTARAFQPSITAGLRWRLFDFGKVDAEVAAARGANAEALAIYRQSVLRAAEDVENAFVALVETQNRGKELDAEVASLTRARDLSQRAYKAGAITLTDVLDADRQLLVARDDLDATRADAARAAVGAYRALGGGWSAAPNSLSERLPGLAQDGVR; from the coding sequence ATGAAAAGGCCTTTGTTGATGGGTTCGAGTTCGCTGATCGTGTCGATGTTGCTCGCGGCCTGCGCCGTCGGTCCCGATTACGTCGCGCCGCACACGTCGCTCGAACCGTTGCGTCACGTTCCCGCATCCGATGCCGCTGGTGCGCATCATGCGCCATCGCTCGACACATGGTGGACCGGCTTCGACGATGCCATGCTGGTCACGATCATCGAGCGTGCGCTGGCGCAGAACCTCGACTTGCAGGCCGCCTTCGCGCGAGTGCAGCAGGCGCGCGCGGCGGCTGCATCGGCGGGCGCGCAGTTGTGGCCGAGCGTCGATTTGGATGCATCGGCGAGCGCGCAACATCAAAGTCTGGTCAGCCCCAACGGATCGCTGGCGCGCACGTTTCCCGGTTATAGCCGCGATCAGCGCGAATACACGTTCGGTGCGGCGGCGAGTTGGGAGATCGATCTGGCGGGCGGGCTGCGTCGCGATGCCGCCGCCGCCGCGCATGAAGCCGAAGCGGCGCAGGCGGCGCAAGCGGGCACGCGCGTGACGGTCGCCGCCGATGCCGCCGACGCCTATTTGCAGGTGCGCGGTTATCAGGCGCGGCTCGCGGTGGCGCAGGATCAGATCGCGACGGATCAGCGGCTGCTCGATCTCGTGCGCGTGCGTGTGAAAGCGGGCGCGGCCGACGAGCGCGAAGCCGCGCAGGCGGACGCCTTGCTCAAGCAGGCAAGAACGGTCGTGCCGACGCTGCGCGTGCAATTGAATGCGCAGTTGAACCGTCTCGACGTGTTGATGGGCGTGCAGCCCGGCACGTATGCCGCCGAGTTGTCGGCGCCCGCGGCGATACCCGGCGTTCCTGCTATCGACGCGAGTCCGGACGCGGGCGCGCTGCTGCGCCGTCGTCCTGACGTGATCGCGGCGGAGCGGCGGCTGGCGGCATCGAACGAACGGATCGGCGCGGCCATCGCCGACTACTATCCGAAGCTTTCGCTCACGGGCTTGCTCGGCTTCGACAGCGCAGGCTCACATGAACTCTTCACGGCGCGCGCGTTTCAACCGTCGATCACGGCGGGCCTGCGCTGGCGTCTCTTCGATTTCGGCAAGGTGGACGCCGAAGTGGCGGCGGCGCGCGGCGCGAATGCCGAGGCGCTCGCGATCTATCGGCAGTCGGTCTTGCGGGCCGCCGAGGATGTCGAGAACGCCTTCGTCGCGCTGGTGGAGACGCAGAATCGCGGTAAGGAACTGGATGCGGAAGTGGCGTCCCTCACACGCGCTCGCGATTTATCGCAGCGCGCGTACAAGGCCGGTGCAATCACGCTGACCGACGTGCTCGATGCGGACCGCCAGTTGCTCGTTGCTCGCGACGATCTCGACGCCACGCGCGCCGATGCAGCACGAGCGGCAGTGGGCGCATACCGTGCGCTCGGCGGCGGATGGAGCGCCGCGCCCAACTCACTGAGCGAGCGCCTTCCGGGCCTCGCGCAGGATGGTGTCCGATAG